One window from the genome of Amycolatopsis sp. NBC_01480 encodes:
- a CDS encoding acyl-CoA dehydrogenase family protein: MDPQDELSGAAAKLGALAGEHAAETEQRRALAPAVVEAARTSGLFRTGLPRSLGGAEPSAAAVLRAAEKVAESDASTGWCLSIAATSSLLGAYLPAQGGQEVFGDPASIAAGVWAPRGKAIPAGGGVTVSGRWSFCSGVPHADWAFLGCIRPEGDGGRLVVAAIPTAELTVHDTWHTSGLRGTGSHDTSADEVFVPAHRLLSVVDGPPANAGTLHRFPLFGFFAASIAAAALGNARGAITELVELAGAKNPSGSRRTLAERSATQGAVAGAEASLRAAREFYYRAIGDAWQAAAAGSAVIAEELRLALRLACTHAVRTSAEVARTMYDLGGGSAIYETSPLQRRFRDAHTATAHFQVNPATYELAGRVLLGLPADTAQL; encoded by the coding sequence ATGGATCCACAGGACGAGCTGTCGGGTGCGGCGGCGAAGCTCGGCGCGCTGGCCGGGGAACACGCCGCGGAGACCGAGCAGCGGCGGGCGCTGGCCCCCGCAGTGGTCGAGGCGGCCCGGACTTCGGGCCTGTTCCGCACGGGGCTGCCCAGGTCGCTCGGGGGAGCCGAGCCGTCCGCGGCGGCGGTGCTGCGGGCCGCGGAGAAGGTGGCCGAGAGCGACGCGTCGACCGGCTGGTGCCTCTCGATCGCCGCGACCAGCAGCCTGCTCGGCGCGTACCTGCCCGCGCAAGGCGGCCAAGAGGTCTTCGGTGACCCGGCTTCGATCGCCGCCGGGGTGTGGGCTCCGCGCGGGAAAGCGATCCCGGCCGGTGGCGGCGTCACGGTTTCCGGGCGCTGGTCGTTCTGCAGCGGGGTGCCGCACGCGGACTGGGCCTTCCTCGGCTGCATCCGGCCGGAGGGGGACGGCGGCCGGCTGGTCGTCGCCGCGATCCCGACCGCCGAGCTGACGGTCCACGACACCTGGCACACCTCCGGCCTGCGCGGCACCGGCAGCCACGACACCAGCGCGGACGAGGTCTTCGTGCCCGCGCACCGCCTGCTGTCCGTTGTGGACGGACCACCCGCGAACGCCGGTACGCTGCACCGGTTCCCGCTCTTCGGGTTCTTCGCCGCGTCGATCGCCGCGGCGGCGCTCGGCAACGCCCGCGGCGCCATCACCGAACTCGTCGAGCTGGCCGGGGCGAAGAACCCGAGCGGTTCGCGGCGCACGCTCGCCGAGCGCTCGGCCACGCAGGGCGCCGTCGCCGGGGCCGAGGCCTCGCTGCGCGCGGCCCGTGAGTTCTACTACCGCGCCATCGGCGACGCCTGGCAGGCCGCCGCTGCCGGGTCCGCGGTGATCGCCGAAGAGCTGCGACTGGCGTTGCGGCTGGCTTGCACCCATGCCGTCCGGACGTCGGCGGAGGTCGCGCGGACGATGTACGACCTCGGCGGCGGCTCGGCGATCTACGAGACTTCGCCGTTGCAGCGCCGGTTCCGCGACGCGCACACGGCCACCGCGCACTTCCAGGTCAACCCCGCCACCTACGAGCTGGCCGGCCGGGTCCTGCTCGGCCTCCCGGCGGACACGGCGCAGCTGTGA
- a CDS encoding transglycosylase domain-containing protein → MASVARSRGIAPFLGLCVLAGILVAGTMAPVAIGAGVLSNQVSDSVDTISADLAHADPPLVTTVTDRNGGAIATLYSQYRVPVTAAQIATTMKAAIVDIEDRRFYTEGGVDPQGMLRAAVNNSSGGNVQGASTITQQYVKNYLINVVDRGNKNAQAQDREDSLARKLREAKMAVQVSQTVSKDDVLADYLNVVEFSGTVYGIGAAAQAYFGTTADKLTVPQAALLAGMVNNPSVYNPYSHPDQALKRRNVVIDSMVTAHSLPAAYAATAKATPLGVVGTQPQTPPSTCMGAAPDAGFFCTYAVNYLEKAGLTADQIDTGGYVIKTSMDPHVSQVVKDAVDANVPTTQDGVANTFAVIQPGSSQHQVLAMVANRNYGTDPAQGETSTDIVADASNKFGAGSSFKIFTTAAAMVAGKAGLNTPLPNPMSNCFTPPNANQYTHCYPVSNDGTNYPDPISVANGLATSPNVAFVGLESQVGMPAVLDMARKLGLRNTLATNDAGNPPITDPGNALSKNPQYNQPQSSYFQNLLSFTLGNSPVSPLEMANVSATLMSGGTWCTPDPILSVTDRNGQPVPVQQPACEQVIPQGVAATLESGLSQDTTIGTSASAARNAGWTRPDIGKTGTTQQSESVAFVGGVDNYAVSSMVFADGPHPAEICPGTPVHLGNCGHGAFGGTVAAPPYFSSMSNLLAGQPDIPIPPPDPAYLDARS, encoded by the coding sequence GTGGCATCCGTGGCTCGCAGCAGGGGGATCGCCCCGTTTCTCGGATTGTGTGTGCTGGCCGGGATCCTGGTCGCCGGCACCATGGCGCCGGTCGCGATCGGCGCCGGTGTTCTGTCCAATCAGGTCAGCGATTCGGTCGACACCATTTCGGCCGATCTCGCGCACGCGGATCCGCCATTGGTGACAACGGTGACGGACCGGAATGGCGGCGCGATCGCGACTTTGTACTCGCAATACCGCGTTCCGGTCACCGCGGCACAGATCGCCACCACGATGAAGGCCGCGATCGTCGACATCGAAGACCGCCGCTTCTACACCGAGGGCGGCGTCGACCCGCAGGGCATGCTGCGCGCGGCGGTCAACAACAGCTCGGGCGGCAACGTCCAGGGCGCGTCGACGATCACCCAGCAGTACGTGAAGAACTACCTGATCAACGTGGTCGACCGCGGGAACAAGAACGCGCAGGCGCAGGACCGCGAGGACTCGCTGGCGCGCAAGCTGCGCGAGGCGAAGATGGCCGTGCAGGTGAGCCAGACCGTGTCGAAGGACGACGTGCTCGCCGATTACCTGAACGTGGTCGAGTTCAGCGGCACCGTCTACGGCATCGGCGCCGCCGCGCAAGCGTATTTCGGGACCACAGCGGACAAATTGACCGTGCCGCAGGCCGCGCTGCTCGCCGGGATGGTGAACAACCCGAGCGTCTACAACCCGTACAGCCATCCGGACCAGGCGCTCAAACGCCGCAACGTGGTCATCGACTCCATGGTGACCGCGCACTCGCTGCCCGCGGCCTACGCGGCCACGGCGAAGGCGACCCCGCTGGGCGTGGTCGGCACCCAACCGCAGACGCCGCCGAGCACCTGCATGGGCGCGGCGCCGGACGCCGGGTTCTTCTGCACGTACGCGGTGAACTACCTGGAGAAGGCCGGCCTCACCGCCGACCAGATCGACACCGGCGGCTACGTCATCAAGACCTCGATGGACCCGCACGTGAGCCAGGTGGTGAAGGACGCGGTCGACGCGAACGTGCCGACCACGCAGGACGGCGTCGCCAACACCTTCGCCGTGATCCAGCCGGGCAGCAGCCAGCACCAGGTGCTCGCGATGGTGGCGAACCGCAACTACGGCACGGACCCGGCGCAGGGCGAGACCTCCACCGACATCGTGGCCGACGCCAGCAACAAGTTCGGCGCGGGCTCCTCGTTCAAGATCTTCACCACGGCCGCCGCGATGGTGGCGGGCAAGGCCGGGCTGAACACCCCGCTGCCCAACCCGATGAGCAACTGCTTCACCCCGCCGAACGCGAACCAGTACACCCACTGCTACCCGGTCAGCAACGACGGCACCAACTACCCGGACCCGATCTCGGTCGCGAACGGGCTGGCCACCTCGCCGAACGTCGCGTTCGTCGGCCTGGAGAGCCAGGTCGGCATGCCCGCGGTGCTGGACATGGCGCGGAAACTGGGGCTGCGCAACACCCTGGCGACCAACGACGCGGGCAACCCGCCGATCACCGACCCCGGCAACGCGCTGTCGAAGAACCCGCAGTACAACCAGCCGCAGTCGTCGTACTTCCAGAACCTGCTGTCGTTCACGCTCGGCAACAGCCCGGTCAGCCCGCTGGAGATGGCGAACGTGTCGGCCACGCTGATGAGCGGCGGCACCTGGTGCACGCCGGACCCGATCCTGTCGGTGACCGACCGGAACGGGCAGCCGGTGCCGGTCCAGCAGCCGGCCTGCGAGCAGGTGATCCCGCAGGGCGTCGCGGCCACGCTGGAGTCCGGGCTCAGCCAGGACACCACCATCGGCACCTCGGCCAGCGCGGCGCGCAACGCCGGCTGGACCCGGCCCGACATCGGCAAGACCGGGACCACGCAGCAGAGCGAGTCGGTCGCGTTCGTCGGCGGGGTGGACAACTACGCGGTGTCCTCGATGGTCTTCGCCGACGGCCCGCACCCGGCGGAGATCTGCCCGGGCACCCCGGTGCACCTCGGCAACTGCGGGCACGGCGCGTTCGGTGGCACGGTCGCCGCGCCGCCGTACTTCAGCTCGATGAGCAACCTGCTGGCCGGCCAGCCCGACATCCCGATCCCGCCGCCGGACCCGGCCTACCTCGACGCCCGCTCCTGA
- a CDS encoding LysE/ArgO family amino acid transporter, which yields MKGGALTFDGVLPVLAAGFGTSLSLIVAIGAQNTFVLQQGLRGAAVVPVVLVCALSDAVLIAAGVGGIGAVLGRWPAAVGVIGVAGGLFLLAYGFLAARRAVRPGALTTGSTEVKSLRRTVFTCLALTWLNPHVYLDTVLLLGSVAAGHGDGRWLFGVGAVLASAFWFCALGFGARRLAGVFARPGAWRVLDALIAVTMAALGVTMIAGQL from the coding sequence ATGAAGGGCGGCGCGCTTACGTTCGACGGCGTGCTTCCTGTCCTCGCCGCCGGTTTCGGCACCAGCCTGTCCCTGATCGTCGCCATCGGCGCGCAGAACACCTTTGTGCTCCAGCAAGGCCTGCGCGGTGCCGCCGTGGTGCCGGTCGTGCTGGTCTGCGCGCTGTCGGACGCGGTGCTGATCGCCGCGGGGGTCGGCGGGATCGGCGCCGTGCTGGGCCGCTGGCCGGCCGCCGTCGGCGTGATCGGCGTGGCCGGCGGGCTGTTCCTGCTGGCGTACGGCTTCCTCGCCGCGCGCCGAGCGGTCCGGCCGGGCGCGCTGACCACCGGCTCGACCGAGGTGAAGTCCTTGCGCCGCACCGTGTTCACTTGCCTCGCGCTGACCTGGCTGAACCCGCACGTGTACCTGGACACCGTGCTGCTGCTCGGTTCGGTGGCCGCGGGGCACGGCGACGGCCGCTGGCTGTTCGGCGTCGGCGCGGTGCTGGCGAGCGCGTTCTGGTTCTGCGCACTGGGTTTCGGCGCGCGCCGGCTCGCGGGCGTGTTCGCGCGACCGGGCGCGTGGCGGGTTTTGGACGCGCTGATCGCCGTCACCATGGCCGCGCTCGGCGTCACGATGATCGCGGGACAGCTGTGA
- a CDS encoding AMP-binding protein produces the protein MPLSPSAHVDTFCRDNLPPAGQWPELVFDLPELAYPARLNAATRLLDGAGARWGAERRAVLSADTTWTYGELLAHANQVAGTLAGLGVVPGNRVLLRGPNTPWLAACWLGVLKAGAVAVTTMPMLRAHELTKIIEAASPALALSDHRYTGELQTFDLPVLAYGGDSPEDLAARCAGQPPTFDDVATAADDVAILAFTSGTTGRPKATMHFHRDLIAIADTFSRHVVKPEPDDLFTGTPPLAFTFGLGGLLVFPLHAGAATLLVERATPLELAELAAAHGVTVLFTAPTAYRAILASDRKPLLRGLRRAVSAGEALPAAVATDFHEATGHWLIDGIGSTEMLHVFISAADGDARPGSTGRVVPGYRARIVDEDGHPVPDGTAGRLAVQGPTGCRYLADDRQSVFVQDGWNLTGDTYTRDEDGYFHYRARSDDMIVSSGYNIAGPEVEEVLLRHPDVMECAVVAAPDEARGSVVAAYVVLREGVTPSPAKATELQDFAKSLAAPYKYPRRLEFVEALPRNPTGKVQRYLLRRRAAGVPSPSV, from the coding sequence GTGCCGCTCTCGCCCAGTGCCCACGTGGACACCTTCTGCCGGGACAACCTGCCGCCCGCCGGACAGTGGCCGGAGCTGGTCTTCGACCTGCCCGAGCTGGCCTACCCCGCACGTCTCAATGCCGCGACCCGGCTGCTGGACGGCGCCGGCGCGCGCTGGGGCGCCGAGCGTCGCGCGGTGTTGTCCGCGGACACCACGTGGACGTACGGCGAGCTGCTGGCCCACGCGAACCAGGTGGCCGGGACGCTGGCCGGGCTGGGCGTGGTGCCCGGCAACCGGGTGCTGCTGCGCGGGCCGAACACCCCGTGGCTGGCCGCGTGCTGGCTGGGCGTGCTGAAGGCGGGCGCGGTCGCCGTCACGACCATGCCGATGCTGCGCGCGCACGAGCTGACGAAGATCATCGAGGCCGCCTCGCCGGCGCTCGCGCTGTCCGATCACCGCTATACCGGGGAATTGCAGACGTTCGACCTGCCCGTGCTCGCGTACGGCGGTGACTCGCCCGAGGACCTCGCCGCCCGCTGTGCCGGGCAGCCGCCGACGTTCGACGACGTGGCCACGGCCGCCGACGACGTGGCGATCCTGGCGTTCACCTCGGGCACCACCGGCCGCCCGAAGGCGACCATGCACTTCCACCGCGACCTGATCGCCATCGCGGACACCTTCTCGCGGCACGTGGTGAAGCCGGAGCCGGACGACCTGTTCACCGGCACCCCGCCGCTGGCGTTCACCTTCGGGCTCGGCGGCCTGCTGGTGTTCCCGCTGCACGCGGGCGCGGCCACGCTGCTGGTCGAGCGGGCCACTCCCCTGGAGCTGGCCGAGCTGGCGGCCGCGCACGGCGTCACGGTGCTGTTCACCGCGCCCACCGCGTACCGCGCGATCCTGGCTTCCGATCGAAAGCCGTTGCTGCGCGGGCTGCGGCGCGCGGTGTCGGCGGGCGAGGCGCTGCCGGCCGCGGTGGCCACCGACTTCCACGAAGCGACCGGGCATTGGCTGATCGACGGCATCGGCAGCACCGAGATGCTGCACGTCTTCATCTCCGCCGCCGACGGCGACGCGCGCCCGGGCTCCACCGGCCGCGTCGTGCCGGGCTACCGCGCCCGCATCGTCGACGAGGACGGCCACCCGGTCCCGGACGGCACCGCGGGCCGGCTCGCGGTGCAGGGCCCCACCGGCTGCCGCTACCTCGCCGACGACCGCCAGTCCGTGTTCGTGCAGGACGGCTGGAACCTCACCGGCGACACCTACACCCGCGACGAGGACGGCTACTTCCACTACCGCGCCCGCAGCGACGACATGATCGTGTCCTCGGGCTACAACATCGCCGGCCCCGAAGTCGAGGAAGTACTGCTGCGCCACCCGGACGTCATGGAGTGCGCGGTGGTCGCCGCCCCGGACGAGGCCCGCGGCTCGGTGGTGGCCGCGTACGTCGTGCTGCGCGAGGGTGTCACGCCATCGCCCGCCAAGGCCACGGAACTGCAGGACTTCGCGAAATCCCTTGCCGCGCCGTACAAATACCCGCGGCGGCTGGAGTTCGTCGAGGCCCTGCCCCGGAATCCGACCGGCAAGGTGCAGCGCTACCTGCTGCGCCGCCGCGCGGCCGGGGTGCCGAGCCCGTCAGTGTGA
- a CDS encoding AMP-binding protein yields the protein MRDDVVEASAMAGHPPDQVWQIIGSPELYPRFVPAISWCEVTEPAARGRGPRCLIRLAPDRETLVEGTIHAVVYRPNEHVVWCGLPDERNWVSFELRAIEGGRTEIVLRLMLPSLPPERRDFFSRSAVKSLLKDLTRRIDQQLAGEAADPPPQDRATALRTANVLVRAGVIAAGRPDKVVRQLNSLSQWGATVAGGYLAATARGADEVAVHDERNTRTFREIDERSNRLANALAKLGVRGGQRVALMCRNHAAMIEAFVGCSKLGTDVILLNTGLSPSAVEDVLADHRPAAVLADDEFARTISDVRGDFPRVSTWDDADQGYRTVEELIHDTPSTRPKPSERPGQIVVLTSGTTGAPKGARRPTPKGLGTAATILARIPLRARDKIAVAAPMFHSWGLAAMQVGMALRAELSLIRRFDAEQTLRMIAEHRCDALFAVPIMLQRIQDLPERVRSRYDLSSLRIVASSGSAMSGTFVTTFMDTFGDILYNFYGSTEVSWASIADPADLRAAPTTAGRCPPGTRIAVLDEDRKLVPPGDEGQIFVGNDMLFDGYTNGSSVPRAQDLMATGDIGYTDAGGRLFITGRADEMIVSGGENVFPRPVEEALVSLPGVSDAAVVGVPDDEYGQRLAAYVVLRDGARMHAEDVQHYIHQKLARFAVPRDVFFVTELPRNATGKILKRLLNDDMWPVSPQT from the coding sequence ATGCGAGACGATGTAGTCGAGGCGAGCGCGATGGCCGGGCATCCGCCCGACCAGGTGTGGCAGATCATCGGGTCGCCCGAGCTGTACCCGAGGTTCGTGCCGGCGATCAGCTGGTGCGAAGTAACCGAACCGGCCGCGCGCGGCCGCGGCCCACGATGCCTGATCCGGCTGGCCCCGGACCGCGAGACGCTGGTGGAGGGCACCATCCACGCGGTGGTGTACCGGCCGAACGAGCACGTGGTCTGGTGCGGGCTGCCCGACGAGCGCAACTGGGTCTCGTTCGAGCTGCGCGCGATCGAAGGCGGCCGCACGGAGATCGTGCTGCGCCTGATGCTTCCTTCCTTACCGCCGGAGCGCCGGGACTTCTTCTCCCGCTCCGCGGTCAAGAGCCTGCTCAAGGACCTGACGCGGCGGATCGACCAGCAGCTCGCGGGCGAGGCCGCCGACCCGCCCCCGCAGGACCGCGCGACCGCGCTGCGCACGGCGAACGTCCTGGTCCGCGCGGGCGTGATCGCCGCGGGACGGCCGGACAAGGTCGTCCGCCAGCTGAACTCGCTCTCGCAGTGGGGCGCCACCGTCGCCGGCGGTTACCTGGCCGCCACCGCGCGCGGCGCCGACGAGGTCGCGGTGCACGACGAGCGCAACACCCGCACCTTCCGCGAGATCGACGAGCGCAGCAACCGGCTGGCCAACGCGCTGGCCAAGCTCGGCGTCCGGGGCGGCCAGCGGGTGGCGCTGATGTGCCGCAACCACGCGGCGATGATCGAGGCGTTCGTCGGCTGCAGCAAGCTCGGCACCGACGTCATCCTGCTCAACACCGGCCTGTCCCCCAGCGCCGTGGAAGACGTGCTGGCCGACCACCGCCCCGCCGCGGTGCTGGCCGACGACGAGTTCGCGCGGACCATCTCCGACGTGCGCGGCGACTTCCCGCGCGTGAGCACCTGGGACGACGCGGATCAGGGCTACCGCACCGTCGAGGAGCTGATCCACGACACCCCGTCCACCAGACCGAAGCCGAGCGAGCGGCCCGGCCAGATCGTCGTGCTCACCTCCGGCACCACCGGGGCGCCGAAGGGCGCGCGCCGCCCCACGCCCAAGGGCCTCGGCACCGCCGCGACCATCCTGGCCCGGATCCCGTTGCGCGCCAGGGACAAGATCGCCGTCGCGGCGCCGATGTTCCACAGCTGGGGCCTGGCCGCGATGCAGGTCGGCATGGCGCTGCGCGCGGAGCTTTCGCTGATCCGCCGGTTCGACGCGGAGCAGACGCTGCGGATGATCGCCGAGCACCGGTGCGACGCGCTGTTCGCCGTGCCGATCATGCTGCAGCGCATCCAGGACCTCCCCGAGCGCGTGCGCAGCCGGTACGACCTGTCGTCACTGCGGATCGTGGCCAGCAGCGGCTCGGCGATGTCGGGCACCTTCGTGACCACGTTCATGGACACCTTCGGCGACATCCTCTACAACTTCTACGGCTCCACCGAGGTCTCCTGGGCGAGCATCGCCGACCCCGCCGACCTGCGCGCCGCGCCGACCACCGCGGGCCGCTGCCCGCCGGGCACCCGGATCGCCGTGCTGGACGAGGACCGCAAGCTCGTGCCGCCCGGCGACGAGGGCCAGATCTTCGTCGGCAACGACATGCTCTTCGACGGCTACACCAACGGTTCCAGCGTGCCGCGCGCGCAGGACCTGATGGCCACCGGCGACATCGGCTACACCGACGCCGGCGGACGGCTGTTCATCACCGGCCGCGCCGACGAGATGATCGTCTCCGGCGGCGAAAACGTGTTCCCGCGGCCGGTCGAGGAAGCGCTCGTCTCGCTGCCCGGGGTCTCCGACGCCGCGGTGGTGGGCGTGCCCGACGACGAGTACGGCCAGCGGCTCGCCGCGTACGTGGTGCTCCGCGACGGCGCGCGGATGCACGCCGAGGACGTGCAGCACTACATCCACCAGAAGCTCGCGCGCTTCGCCGTGCCGCGGGACGTGTTCTTCGTGACCGAGCTGCCGCGCAACGCGACCGGCAAGATCCTCAAGCGGCTGCTGAACGACGACATGTGGCCGGTTTCGCCCCAAACCTGA
- a CDS encoding LysR family transcriptional regulator ArgP, whose amino-acid sequence MSDLPLDQVRTLLAVVDEGSFDAAAAALHVTPSAVSQRVKALEQRTGRVLVQRSKPVRLTESGAVLVRFARQLTRLEADTRAELGLAEAGAPTTLPIAVNADSLATWFLPALADLPGDLRVCFDLRSDDQDHTAALLREGLVMAAVTSAPHPVQGCTATRLGRMRYRAVASPEFAERWLGDGPRALVDAPAVLFDRKDDLQDRFLRGLTRRPTSGGTRHYVPASESFAEAVAAGLGWGMVPEAQLARRGPLVDLAPDRPVDVPLYWQQWKLDSPALAAVAAAVTRAAARALAR is encoded by the coding sequence ATGTCAGATCTGCCGCTCGACCAGGTCCGGACGCTGCTCGCCGTCGTCGACGAGGGCTCCTTCGACGCGGCTGCCGCGGCGCTGCACGTGACGCCGTCGGCGGTCAGCCAGCGGGTGAAAGCCCTGGAGCAGCGCACCGGGCGGGTGCTGGTCCAGCGGTCGAAACCGGTGCGGCTCACCGAGTCCGGCGCGGTGCTGGTGCGGTTCGCCCGCCAGCTCACGCGTCTGGAGGCCGACACCCGGGCGGAGCTGGGCCTGGCGGAGGCGGGCGCGCCGACGACGCTGCCGATCGCGGTCAACGCCGACTCGCTGGCCACCTGGTTCCTGCCCGCGCTCGCCGACCTGCCCGGCGACTTGCGGGTGTGCTTCGACCTGCGCAGCGACGACCAGGACCACACCGCCGCGCTGTTGCGGGAGGGACTGGTGATGGCGGCGGTGACGTCCGCGCCCCACCCGGTGCAGGGCTGCACGGCCACGCGGCTGGGCCGGATGCGGTACCGCGCCGTGGCGTCGCCGGAGTTCGCCGAACGCTGGCTCGGCGACGGCCCGCGCGCGCTCGTCGACGCGCCCGCCGTGCTGTTCGACCGCAAGGACGACCTTCAGGACCGCTTCCTGCGCGGCCTCACCCGCCGTCCCACCTCGGGTGGAACGCGGCATTACGTGCCCGCTTCGGAGTCGTTCGCCGAGGCAGTGGCCGCGGGGCTCGGCTGGGGCATGGTGCCCGAGGCCCAGCTGGCGCGCCGCGGCCCGCTGGTGGACCTGGCGCCGGACCGGCCGGTGGACGTGCCGCTGTACTGGCAGCAGTGGAAGCTGGACTCGCCGGCGCTGGCCGCGGTGGCCGCGGCCGTCACCCGCGCGGCGGCCCGGGCGCTGGCCCGCTGA
- a CDS encoding universal stress protein: MEQLVEEYGPRWEPGPYERGTDGPRVILVGVDTSQTGLRAASYAGGLARRQKARLVIVYVAAPSVWAGLAAAAVADMQQQTFEEEIEELRTELRNRAHELGVPITFMVRRGEAFPELQQAAIDESADMVVVGASEQAGHRLVGSVANRLVRAAQWPVVVVP, encoded by the coding sequence GTGGAGCAATTGGTCGAGGAGTACGGCCCCCGCTGGGAGCCCGGGCCGTACGAGCGGGGAACCGACGGCCCGCGGGTGATCCTGGTCGGCGTGGACACGTCCCAGACGGGCCTGCGCGCGGCGTCGTACGCGGGCGGCCTGGCCCGCCGCCAGAAGGCGCGGCTGGTGATCGTGTACGTCGCGGCGCCGTCGGTGTGGGCCGGGCTGGCCGCGGCCGCCGTGGCCGACATGCAGCAGCAGACCTTCGAGGAGGAGATCGAGGAGCTGCGCACGGAACTGCGCAACCGGGCCCACGAGCTGGGCGTGCCGATCACCTTCATGGTCCGCCGCGGCGAGGCCTTCCCCGAACTGCAGCAGGCGGCCATCGACGAGAGCGCGGACATGGTCGTGGTGGGCGCTTCCGAGCAGGCCGGCCACCGGCTGGTCGGCTCGGTGGCCAACCGGCTGGTCCGCGCCGCGCAGTGGCCCGTGGTCGTCGTGCCCTGA
- a CDS encoding TMEM175 family protein translates to MEKTRSPERLVFFTDAVAAIALTLLVLPLSELVPELSAEHAEAIQVFTDNQWKIYTFLLSFAVIARLWYAHHQIFEHVQAYNTALVYLNFGWIFTVALLPFPTQIVGGFQTSRFAVLFYIGTILVNSLCYTAMVLVIRRSPEVRGDAPPVDDQGLINSVLTSSAFLVSFIVGAIWPHLGYWALLLVAAAQWIARWIKPRSAVANGS, encoded by the coding sequence GTGGAGAAGACGAGGTCCCCCGAACGGCTGGTGTTCTTCACCGATGCCGTCGCCGCCATCGCCCTGACCCTGCTGGTGCTGCCGCTTTCGGAGCTGGTGCCGGAGCTGAGCGCCGAGCACGCCGAGGCGATCCAGGTCTTCACTGACAACCAGTGGAAGATCTACACCTTCCTGCTGAGCTTCGCGGTCATCGCGCGCCTGTGGTACGCCCACCACCAGATCTTCGAGCACGTCCAGGCCTACAACACGGCACTGGTCTACCTGAACTTCGGCTGGATCTTCACGGTCGCCCTGCTGCCCTTCCCGACGCAGATCGTCGGCGGCTTCCAGACCAGCCGGTTCGCCGTGCTGTTCTACATCGGCACCATCCTGGTGAACAGCCTCTGCTACACCGCGATGGTGCTGGTCATCCGCCGCAGCCCCGAAGTCCGCGGCGACGCCCCGCCCGTCGACGACCAGGGGCTGATCAACTCCGTGCTGACCAGCTCGGCGTTCCTGGTGTCCTTCATCGTGGGCGCGATCTGGCCCCACCTCGGTTATTGGGCGCTGCTGTTGGTCGCGGCCGCGCAGTGGATCGCCCGCTGGATCAAGCCACGCTCAGCTGTGGCGAACGGGTCCTGA
- a CDS encoding CU044_2847 family protein: MGTVVEMPLEDGSTVLVEVAEDEQRLQRVGRAGSVVRDSAETLEEALRRVKPAVATVLHQIRDLATPPDTVKIEFGVKLTAEAGVVIAKAATEANFKLSLEWSAGKRQPAEPADPAPPAPPA, translated from the coding sequence GTGGGCACCGTCGTGGAAATGCCGCTGGAAGACGGCAGCACCGTGCTGGTCGAGGTGGCCGAGGACGAGCAGCGCCTGCAGCGGGTCGGCCGGGCCGGCTCGGTGGTGCGCGACTCCGCCGAGACGCTCGAGGAGGCGTTGCGGCGGGTGAAACCGGCTGTCGCCACGGTGCTGCACCAGATCCGTGACCTGGCCACCCCGCCGGACACGGTGAAGATCGAGTTCGGCGTGAAGCTCACCGCCGAGGCCGGGGTGGTCATCGCGAAAGCGGCCACGGAGGCGAACTTCAAGCTGTCGCTGGAATGGTCCGCGGGCAAACGGCAGCCGGCCGAGCCAGCCGATCCGGCGCCACCCGCTCCACCCGCCTGA